The following coding sequences are from one Dermacentor andersoni chromosome 5, qqDerAnde1_hic_scaffold, whole genome shotgun sequence window:
- the LOC126531628 gene encoding kin of IRRE-like protein 2 isoform X3 yields MSVVQPQRAAGLWIPFALVAASTVIGKDNPTLDVSLQLVTRREVNGLVSGVQEFEKTPSDAEVNPGTEVRLQCQVRNRRGECVWLKNGYAVGKIPDKYDFEREPQDGDCSVLIRKVNLDEDDGSWQCQVTRASLQDAPLNSNVAKLVVREKPHPPRLEEGTQPLTGQFKTKAGDLRRFQCVSRKGNPPASLRWQLDGQDVTTLANQTNQTDVEKRGTWQALSVLDYTFVKEHNGRELRCVAYHGAYEDPSGGPGHRDASVILDVMYPPEIKYEGHPREEVEEGGSLTLNCVADANPPANILWRKSGQSSIYDISHSIHFSSIQRTDSGVYSCSAKNDFGESAEIQVTVNVKYRPKIIQVDPSSPATFNVDDVMTLHCVAEGNPVPKITWLQQNGRDPNVWNIRGRNATLTLANASYSYQGIYRCEASNVVKNQPYRVQSQEVRIDIRGPPQIMAESMKTRPVVVASKEEDVAITVVFCADPKPVETFWGWGSYKLKTGSALGRFVAEPLLSDEELEDCYESRLLIQKVESDDSRKFTLFVDNGKGKASYSVALEVKEPLAMTLVIAIAVGGVVFLIVFLTLFVYLVRSEKMCFRRTIIV; encoded by the exons GTCTGGTATCTGGCGTGCAAGAGTTCGAGAAAACACCATCGGACGCAGAGGTAAACCCTGGAACCGAAGTGCGGTTGCAGTGCCAGGTGCGAAATCGACGAGGCGAGTGTGTGTGGCTTAAGAATGGCTACGCTGTGGGTAAGATCCCGGACAAGTACGACTTCGAGCGAGAGCCGCAGGACGGCGACTGCTCGGTGCTCATCCGCAAAGTCAACTTGGACGAGGACGACGGCTCCTGGCAGTGCCAGGTCACCAGGGCCTCCCTGCAGGATGCGCCCCTCAACTCTAATGTCGCGAAGCTCGTTGTGAGAG AGAAGCCGCACCCTCCGCGGCTAGAGGAAGGCACCCAGCCGCTGACCGGGCAGTTCAAGACCAAGGCGGGCGACCTGCGGAGGTTCCAGTGCGTCTCGCGCAAGGGGAACCCGCCAGCGTCGCTTCGCTGGCAGCTGGACGGCCAGGATGTGACCACCCTCGCCAACCAGACCAACCAGACGGATGTGGAGAAGCGTGGCACGTGGCAGGCCCTGTCCGTGCTGGACTACACCTTCGTTAAGGAACACAACGGCCGGGAGCTGCGCTGCGTCGCCTACCACGGCGCCTACGAGGACCCGTCCGGTGGGCCGGGACACCGGGACGCCAGCGTCATTCTTGACGTCATGT ACCCTCCCGAGATCAAGTACGAGGGCCATCCTCGCGAGGAGGTTGAAGAGGGCGGCTCGCTGACGCTGAATTGCGTGGCGGACGCCAACCCGCCGGCGAACATCCTGTGGCGCAAGTCAGGCCAGTCGAGCATCTACGACATCAGCCATAGCATTCATTTCAGCTCCATCCAGCGCACAGACTCTGGCGTCTACAGCTGCTCGGCCAAGAATGACTTCGGAGAGAGCGCCGAGATACAGGTCACCGTCAATGTCAAGT ACAGGCCGAAGATCATCCAAGTGGACCCTTCGTCGCCGGCCACTTTCAACGTGGACGACGTCATGACGTTGCACTGTGTTGCGGAAGGAAACCCCGTGCCCAA GATTACATGGCTGCAGCAGAACGGCCGAGATCCCAACGTGTGGAACATCCGTGGCCGCAACGCAACGCTAACGTTGGCCAACGCCAGCTACAGCTACCAGGGAATCTACCGCTGCGAAGCGAGCAACGTGGTCAAGAACCAGCCCTATCGCGTCCAGTCGCAGGAAGTGCGCATCGATATTCGAG GCCCTCCGCAGATAATGGCGGAAAGCATGAAGACCCGTCCTGTGGTGGTTGCCAGCAAGGAGGAAGACGTGGCGATCACGGTGGTGTTCTGCGCCGACCCCAAGCCCGTGGAGACCTTCTGGGGCTGGGGCTCCTACAAGCTAAAGACGGGCAGCGCCCTCGGACGCTTCGTGGCAGAGCCCCTCCTATCG GACGAAGAGCTGGAGGACTGTTACGAGTCTCGTCTGCTCATTCAGAAGGTCGAGAGTGACGACTCCCGAAAGTTCACGCTGTTTGTGGACAACGGGAAGGGCAAGGCTTCATACTCGGTGGCCTTAGAAGTCAAGG AACCGCTGGCAATGACACTGGTCATTGCTATTGCCGTAGGAGGCGTCGTCTTCCTGATTGTCTTCCTAACCCTGTTTGTGTACCTCGTGAGGTCAGAGAAGATGTGCTTCAGAC GAACTATTATTGTTTAA